One window of Papaver somniferum cultivar HN1 chromosome 9, ASM357369v1, whole genome shotgun sequence genomic DNA carries:
- the LOC113308650 gene encoding lichenase-like, whose translation MVGVPNQDIQDLALYYDAAQDWVATNIRPYWPDVKFRQIVVGNNAIPGESAEFVLPAIKNLHNALKDGGLWHKIKVSTSVPSLVMAQFFPPSAGMFTEESRFYMEPIAHYLHSIGAPLVANIYPYFSYVENPQYTWLPYALFLKDSPMFTDSGNEYSNLFDATVDALYAALEKVGAKELKIVVGETGWPSEGTNEAARDGIAWIYNSNLVKHVLSSKGTPRRPGKLIETYLFSLFDQDLMLGNDHHSFGLFGTDFRPHYPIDFMQPEGN comes from the coding sequence ATGGTTGGTGTCCCAAACCAAGATATTCAAGATCTTGCGTTGTATTATGATGCAGCCCAGGACTGGGTCGCCACCAATATTCGACCTTATTGGCCTGACGTCAAATTCCGACAGATAGTCGTAGGAAACAACGCCATTCCTGGGGAATCAGCAGAATTTGTCCTCCCGGCGATCAAAAACCTCCACAATGCCCTTAAAGATGGTGGCCTTTGGCATAAAATTAAGGTGTCTACATCAGTTCCCAGTTTGGTCATGGCTCAATTTTTCCCACCATCAGCTGGAATGTTTACGGAAGAAAGCAGGTTTTATATGGAACCAATAGCTCACTATCTACATAGCATTGGTGCACCACTTGTAGCCAATATATACCCTTACTTCAGCTACGTCGAGAACCCGCAGTATACATGGTTGCCTTACGCATTGTTCCTAAAGGATTCACCAATGTTTACGGATTCAGGAAATGAATATTCGAATTTATTTGATGCTACAGTTGATGCGCTCTATGCTGCTTTAGAGAAAGTGGGTGCCAAGGAGTTAAAGATTGTGGTAGGCGAAACAGGTTGGCCATCAGAGGGAACTAATGAAGCTGCCAGGGATGGGATTGCTTGGATTTACAACTCCAACTTAGTTAAGCATGTGTTGTCTTCTAAAGGTACTCCAAGAAGGCCCGGTAAACTGATTGAGACATACTTGTTTTCATTGTTCGACCAAGATCTGATGTTAGGGAATGACCATCATTCCTTCGGGTTGTTCGGAACTGATTTCCGTCCGCATTATCCTATCGATTTCATGCAGCCGGAGGGGAATTAG